Proteins from a single region of Sphingopyxis sp. BSN-002:
- a CDS encoding alkaline phosphatase PhoX, whose amino-acid sequence MSHLTDEARAPYRTDATGLPGPDSLEAIVAENPSRRSLLLGLSALPALALAACSDDDGAPPITVTPTPTPTPTPTPTPTPPSFAVTFAAAAANQDDKVTVPAGYTVDVLLKAGDSVETGTPYSGSFPTPAVAEKWAGGNHDGMEYFTLTGVDPNVGGLLAMNHELPDFNILMAGTYDAATATADQKALALSAVGISVVEIARGTDGKWAVKAGSTFNKRYTGNTNYRAGGPAAGLLSTPIKGMLNNCSSGRTPWDTYLTCEETMDNYLDPTQPRNNYGWVVEIDPSRELSQPTKRTAMGRFNHENVAYMANADRRVAFYMGDDTTPGCIYKFIPERAYSTTRAANADLLDYGTLYVARFNADGTGEWRALVVGQNGLTAGASDPGNVSQSTTPPAPTIVNFNNQADVLINTQSAARVAGGTVMDRPEWITVAPNNQAVFVTLTNNSGRRVTDPMNPRVTNLHGHILKFREEADSPLATKFSWEIFLLAGDPSLSSGGANLAGNINGDTFSSPDGIRIDPQGRMWVQTDHSVPGNSGVTGKTIDQAFGHNAMFHVDQTTKQSKRFLVGPLGCEITGLAYTPDLKTFFVNIQHPTGNWPVAGEQPRSSTVVVRRTDAQPVGN is encoded by the coding sequence ATGTCACATCTTACAGACGAGGCGCGCGCGCCTTACCGCACCGACGCGACCGGACTGCCCGGGCCGGACAGTCTGGAAGCGATCGTCGCCGAAAATCCGTCGCGCCGCTCGCTCCTGCTCGGCCTCTCGGCCCTGCCTGCACTCGCACTGGCCGCGTGTAGCGACGATGACGGCGCGCCGCCGATTACGGTGACGCCTACTCCGACGCCCACGCCCACTCCGACGCCAACCCCGACACCGCCGAGCTTCGCGGTCACCTTCGCGGCGGCCGCCGCGAACCAGGACGACAAGGTCACCGTGCCTGCGGGCTACACCGTCGATGTCCTGCTGAAGGCCGGCGATTCGGTCGAGACCGGAACCCCCTATTCGGGCAGCTTCCCGACTCCCGCGGTCGCCGAGAAGTGGGCCGGCGGCAACCATGACGGCATGGAGTATTTTACGCTGACGGGCGTCGACCCGAATGTCGGCGGTCTCCTCGCGATGAATCACGAATTGCCCGATTTCAACATCCTGATGGCAGGCACCTATGACGCAGCGACCGCAACCGCCGACCAGAAAGCGCTCGCGCTTTCGGCTGTCGGCATCAGCGTCGTCGAAATCGCCAGGGGCACCGACGGCAAATGGGCGGTGAAGGCCGGTTCGACCTTCAACAAGCGCTATACGGGCAATACGAACTACCGTGCCGGCGGCCCTGCCGCAGGGCTGCTGTCGACCCCGATCAAGGGCATGCTGAACAATTGCTCGAGCGGCCGGACGCCGTGGGATACCTATCTTACCTGCGAAGAGACGATGGACAATTATCTCGACCCGACGCAGCCGCGGAACAATTACGGCTGGGTCGTCGAAATCGACCCCTCGCGCGAACTGTCGCAGCCGACGAAGCGCACGGCGATGGGCCGCTTCAACCACGAAAATGTCGCCTATATGGCTAACGCCGACCGCCGCGTCGCTTTCTATATGGGCGACGACACCACACCGGGCTGTATCTATAAATTCATCCCCGAGCGCGCCTATAGCACGACGCGCGCGGCCAATGCCGACCTCCTCGACTATGGTACGCTCTATGTCGCGCGCTTCAACGCCGACGGCACCGGCGAATGGAGGGCACTGGTCGTCGGCCAGAACGGCCTGACCGCAGGCGCATCGGATCCGGGCAACGTCAGCCAGAGCACGACCCCGCCCGCGCCCACGATCGTCAATTTCAACAACCAGGCCGACGTACTGATCAACACCCAGTCGGCGGCGCGCGTCGCCGGCGGCACCGTGATGGACCGCCCCGAGTGGATCACCGTCGCGCCGAACAATCAGGCTGTCTTCGTCACGCTGACCAACAACAGCGGTCGTCGCGTCACCGACCCGATGAATCCGCGCGTCACCAATCTGCACGGGCATATCCTGAAGTTCCGCGAGGAAGCCGACTCGCCACTCGCAACCAAGTTCAGCTGGGAAATCTTCCTGCTCGCGGGCGATCCGTCATTGTCCTCCGGTGGCGCGAACCTGGCCGGCAACATCAACGGCGACACCTTCTCCAGCCCCGACGGCATCCGCATCGACCCGCAAGGCCGCATGTGGGTCCAGACCGACCACAGCGTCCCGGGCAATTCGGGCGTCACGGGCAAGACCATCGACCAGGCCTTCGGCCACAATGCGATGTTCCATGTCGACCAGACGACGAAGCAGTCGAAGCGTTTCCTGGTCGGACCGCTGGGCTGCGAGATCACGGGTCTGGCTTACACGCCGGACCTCAAGACCTTCTTCGTCAATATCCAGCATCCGACGGGCAACTGGCCGGTCGCGGGCGAACAGCCGCGATCCTCGACCGTCGTGGTTCGCCGGACCGACGCCCAGCCGGTCGGCAACTGA
- a CDS encoding serine hydrolase domain-containing protein has product MRLAKLSLIMPLLLGAPPAAAHTFPDKAGVAETARQAMTKTGARGLAIAVIDKGKVVSVQTFGDRNAKGDPLTPQTIMYGASLTKAVFAYSVLRLVDEGKVDLDQPIAGMLAKPLPDYGNPDAYGNWGDLAGDERWRTITPRMVLNHSTGFANFSFLEPDGKLRIHFDPGSRYGYSGEGIMLLQFGIEKGLGLKVVQEVQRLVFDPLKMPDTSLVWRPAFAANLADGWELDGKAVPHDERSRVRMAGSMDTTITDLANFAAALVSGAGLSDAARAELLRPGLPIRSRSQFPTLMDDAPVADRSPGVAASVGLITFAGPQGRAFFRGGHNDSTGNTLVCLEKGQRCVLIMSNDVRAEAAFPMIVKAILGETGAPWRWIFGDMKFV; this is encoded by the coding sequence ATGCGTCTTGCGAAATTGTCGCTGATCATGCCGTTACTGCTGGGCGCACCGCCTGCTGCGGCGCACACGTTTCCAGACAAGGCCGGCGTCGCCGAAACCGCACGACAGGCGATGACCAAGACCGGCGCGCGCGGGCTGGCGATCGCGGTGATCGACAAGGGCAAGGTCGTGTCGGTGCAGACTTTCGGCGACCGCAATGCCAAGGGCGACCCGCTGACGCCGCAGACGATCATGTATGGTGCGTCGCTGACGAAGGCGGTCTTCGCCTACTCGGTGCTGCGGCTGGTCGACGAGGGCAAGGTCGATCTCGATCAGCCGATCGCCGGCATGCTTGCGAAGCCGCTGCCCGACTATGGCAACCCTGACGCTTACGGCAATTGGGGCGACCTCGCCGGCGACGAGCGGTGGCGGACGATCACCCCGCGCATGGTATTGAACCACAGCACCGGTTTCGCGAATTTCTCCTTCCTCGAACCCGACGGGAAGCTTCGCATCCATTTCGATCCGGGCAGCCGCTACGGCTATTCGGGCGAAGGGATCATGCTGCTGCAGTTCGGGATCGAAAAGGGGTTGGGACTGAAGGTCGTGCAAGAGGTTCAGCGGCTCGTCTTCGACCCGCTGAAGATGCCGGATACCAGCCTTGTCTGGCGTCCCGCTTTCGCCGCCAATCTTGCCGACGGCTGGGAACTCGACGGCAAGGCTGTGCCGCACGACGAGCGTAGTCGCGTCCGGATGGCAGGATCGATGGATACCACCATCACCGACCTTGCCAATTTTGCAGCCGCGCTCGTCTCGGGCGCAGGGCTTTCCGACGCCGCGCGTGCCGAGTTGCTGCGGCCGGGGTTGCCGATCCGCTCGCGCTCGCAATTCCCGACGCTGATGGACGATGCGCCCGTGGCGGATCGGTCGCCGGGCGTCGCGGCAAGCGTCGGCCTGATCACCTTCGCAGGGCCGCAGGGGCGTGCCTTCTTTCGCGGCGGGCACAATGATTCGACCGGCAACACGCTGGTCTGCCTCGAGAAGGGCCAGCGTTGCGTGCTGATCATGTCGAACGACGTCCGCGCCGAGGCCGCCTTTCCGATGATCGTGAAGGCCATTCTCGGCGAGACCGGCGCGCCGTGGCGCTGGATCTTCGGCGATATGAAATTCGTCTGA
- a CDS encoding CAP domain-containing protein has translation MRNFAFRLAASVCCLASVAAYAAPSRFEAGVLAELNRFREDPDAYRDILRSYRPRFEGKLLIAEEGSEIDIMTNEGVAAVDEAIRDLRGQKPLPRLAWSEILARAAADHVAVQSRSGAVGHYTNGRGPGERMLARGGGRYVSEAITYGHHSAEGVIHQLLIDDGVPGRGHRLGLLDADRRYAGVACGTHPVHRTMCVIVMSPTPDGSPPPPPKRP, from the coding sequence ATGAGAAACTTCGCATTCCGGCTGGCGGCCTCCGTTTGCTGCCTCGCGTCTGTCGCCGCCTATGCCGCGCCAAGCCGCTTCGAGGCCGGAGTTCTTGCCGAGCTCAACCGCTTTCGAGAGGATCCGGACGCCTATCGCGACATATTGCGCAGCTACCGGCCGCGTTTCGAGGGCAAGCTGCTGATTGCCGAGGAGGGCAGCGAGATCGACATCATGACGAACGAAGGCGTCGCGGCGGTCGACGAGGCGATCCGCGACCTGCGCGGGCAAAAGCCGCTGCCGCGCCTCGCCTGGAGCGAAATTCTGGCGCGCGCGGCGGCAGATCATGTCGCCGTCCAGTCGCGCTCGGGCGCCGTCGGCCACTATACCAACGGCCGCGGACCCGGCGAGCGGATGCTCGCCCGTGGCGGCGGGCGCTATGTGAGCGAAGCCATCACCTACGGACACCACAGCGCCGAGGGCGTGATCCACCAGTTGCTGATCGACGACGGCGTGCCCGGGCGCGGGCACCGGCTCGGGCTCCTCGACGCCGATCGCCGCTACGCCGGCGTCGCCTGCGGCACCCATCCGGTGCACAGGACGATGTGCGTGATCGTCATGTCGCCGACCCCCGACGGCTCGCCTCCGCCGCCGCCGAAACGCCCATGA
- the ychF gene encoding redox-regulated ATPase YchF, whose protein sequence is MGFKCGIVGLPNVGKSTLFNALTETAAAQAANYPFCTIEPNIGNVAVPDARLEKLAAIASSKKIIATQLAFVDIAGLVRGASKGEGLGNQFLGNIREVDAIVHVLRCFEDDDIQHVENKVDPVADAETVETELLLADLESLEKRVPAFAKKAAQGDKEAKIAASVLGQALDLLRDGKPARLVEPRDDEEARVLRTAQLLTSKPVLYVCNVDEGSAANGNAFSEKVFAKAASEGAQAVVVSAAIESELVTMDMPDRMEFLSEMGLTETGLARVIRAGYELLHLITFFTVGPQEARAWTVHQGASAPEAAGEIHSDFQKGFIRAETIAYDDYVALGGEAKAREAGKLRAEGKAYVVHDGDVMHFLHS, encoded by the coding sequence ATGGGTTTCAAATGCGGGATCGTCGGCCTGCCCAACGTCGGCAAGTCCACTCTCTTCAATGCGCTGACCGAAACGGCAGCGGCGCAGGCGGCGAATTATCCGTTCTGCACGATCGAGCCGAACATCGGCAACGTTGCGGTGCCCGATGCGCGGCTGGAAAAGCTCGCGGCGATCGCGAGCAGCAAGAAGATCATCGCAACGCAGCTCGCCTTCGTCGACATTGCCGGGCTCGTACGCGGCGCGTCGAAGGGCGAAGGGCTCGGCAACCAGTTCCTCGGCAACATCCGCGAAGTCGATGCCATCGTCCATGTGCTGCGCTGCTTCGAGGATGACGACATCCAGCATGTCGAGAACAAGGTCGATCCGGTCGCCGACGCCGAAACGGTCGAGACCGAGTTGCTGCTCGCCGACCTCGAAAGCCTCGAAAAACGTGTCCCCGCCTTTGCCAAGAAGGCCGCACAGGGCGACAAGGAAGCCAAGATCGCCGCATCGGTTCTCGGACAGGCGCTCGACCTGCTCCGCGACGGCAAGCCCGCGCGCCTTGTCGAACCCAGGGACGACGAGGAAGCCCGCGTCCTTCGGACCGCGCAGCTTCTGACGTCGAAGCCCGTCCTCTATGTCTGCAATGTCGACGAAGGCAGCGCCGCGAATGGCAACGCCTTCTCCGAAAAGGTTTTCGCCAAGGCCGCGTCCGAGGGCGCGCAGGCGGTTGTCGTCTCCGCGGCGATCGAGAGCGAGCTGGTAACGATGGACATGCCCGACCGGATGGAATTCCTGTCGGAAATGGGCCTGACCGAGACCGGCCTCGCCCGCGTCATCCGTGCGGGCTACGAATTGCTGCACCTGATCACCTTCTTCACCGTCGGACCGCAGGAAGCGCGCGCATGGACGGTGCATCAGGGCGCAAGCGCGCCCGAAGCGGCCGGCGAAATCCACAGCGATTTCCAGAAGGGCTTCATCCGCGCCGAAACCATCGCCTATGACGACTATGTCGCGCTCGGCGGCGAAGCCAAGGCGCGCGAAGCGGGCAAGCTGCGCGCCGAGGGCAAGGCCTATGTCGTGCACGACGGCGACGTCATGCACTTCCTGCACAGCTAG
- a CDS encoding MerR family DNA-binding protein produces the protein MQLTIGKLANAGGVGVETIRYYQRRGLMGTPARSGGDGWGGGVRRYDGDDVRRLKFIRSAQASGFTLEEISELLALEESDDRVRVRALARQRIEVLDEKIAQMTETRAALARLADQCAASDKGPCPILAAFEPD, from the coding sequence GTGCAGCTCACGATCGGAAAATTGGCGAATGCGGGCGGCGTCGGGGTCGAGACGATCCGCTATTACCAGCGCCGCGGTTTGATGGGCACGCCCGCGCGGAGCGGTGGTGACGGCTGGGGCGGGGGTGTCCGGCGATATGACGGCGACGATGTTCGGCGCCTGAAATTCATTCGCTCGGCGCAGGCGTCGGGCTTCACGCTCGAAGAGATTTCCGAACTGCTCGCGCTCGAAGAAAGCGACGATCGCGTCCGCGTCCGTGCGCTGGCGCGCCAGCGGATCGAAGTCCTCGACGAGAAAATCGCGCAAATGACCGAAACCCGCGCCGCCCTCGCGCGCCTCGCCGATCAGTGCGCGGCGAGCGACAAGGGGCCGTGCCCGATCCTGGCGGCGTTCGAACCGGACTAG
- a CDS encoding glutaredoxin: protein MTKQATLHRMVMPGHTCPYGLKAKHLLESRGFAVDDRWLTTREQVDAFKAEHDVKTTPQTLIDGVRIGGYDDLRRHFGLKVADPDATSYTPVIALFAMTALMALAASFAVEGHVFTLRAAEWFISFSMVVLALLKLQDVDRFATMFLNYDLLAKRWVPYASIYPFAEGLAGVLMTAHAFNWLSIPIALFIGGIGAVSVFKAVYIDKRDIKCACVGGSSKVPLGFVSLTENVMMVAMALWMMRMWF from the coding sequence ATGACGAAACAGGCAACCCTCCACCGCATGGTCATGCCGGGCCACACCTGCCCCTATGGACTGAAGGCGAAGCACCTCCTCGAAAGCCGCGGCTTTGCGGTCGACGACCGCTGGCTGACGACACGCGAGCAGGTCGATGCGTTCAAGGCCGAACATGACGTCAAGACGACGCCGCAGACCCTTATCGACGGTGTCCGCATCGGCGGATACGACGATCTGCGCCGCCATTTCGGGCTGAAGGTCGCTGACCCCGACGCGACCAGCTACACGCCGGTGATCGCACTCTTCGCAATGACCGCACTCATGGCGCTGGCAGCGAGCTTTGCGGTCGAAGGCCACGTCTTCACCCTGCGCGCGGCCGAATGGTTCATCTCGTTCAGCATGGTCGTCCTCGCGCTCCTGAAATTGCAGGACGTCGACAGGTTCGCGACAATGTTCCTGAATTACGACCTGCTCGCCAAGCGCTGGGTACCCTATGCGAGCATCTATCCCTTTGCCGAGGGCCTCGCCGGCGTGCTGATGACCGCGCACGCGTTCAACTGGCTCTCGATCCCGATCGCCCTCTTCATCGGCGGTATCGGCGCGGTGTCGGTGTTCAAGGCCGTCTATATCGACAAACGCGACATCAAATGCGCGTGCGTCGGCGGCAGCAGCAAGGTGCCACTGGGCTTCGTCTCGCTGACCGAAAATGTGATGATGGTCGCGATGGCGCTGTGGATGATGCGGATGTGGTTCTGA
- a CDS encoding DUF2167 domain-containing protein: MALAGALAIAAVPATVLHAAAPTTAASATPDAVAAQQRTATEKLLKELDRQTGTIPIPAAKADLNLGDQYYFVGPEQSRTILVDIWRNPPAAANGVLGMVFPKGKSFVDDTWSAVITFEDTGYVSDDDAKTIDYNEMLANMKAADEEHAPEIRAQGYPAGILQRWAQAPTYDAGKHSLVWARDIKFDDMPEDSLNYDIRLLGREGVLSMNILANINQLDEVREAAKTFAAVGSFRSGSRYADYNSATDKKAEYGIAGLVAAGGAAAVAKKVGLLAILAKFGKFLLIGVVALFAGLRNFIGGLFGRKPAIEASEWEAPADEEKRD, translated from the coding sequence TTGGCTTTGGCGGGGGCGCTGGCGATTGCCGCGGTGCCGGCCACGGTTCTTCACGCGGCTGCGCCGACGACTGCAGCGAGCGCGACGCCCGATGCCGTGGCCGCGCAACAGCGCACCGCGACCGAAAAATTGCTGAAGGAACTGGACCGCCAGACGGGAACGATCCCGATCCCGGCGGCGAAGGCCGATCTCAATCTTGGCGACCAATATTATTTCGTCGGGCCGGAGCAGTCGCGCACGATCCTCGTCGATATCTGGCGCAACCCGCCGGCGGCCGCCAATGGCGTGCTCGGCATGGTGTTTCCGAAAGGCAAGAGTTTTGTCGACGATACCTGGTCGGCGGTGATCACCTTCGAGGACACCGGCTATGTGTCCGACGACGATGCGAAGACGATCGACTACAACGAGATGCTCGCGAACATGAAGGCCGCCGACGAGGAGCATGCGCCCGAGATTCGCGCGCAGGGCTATCCCGCCGGCATCCTCCAGCGCTGGGCACAGGCGCCGACCTATGACGCGGGCAAGCATTCGCTCGTCTGGGCGCGCGACATCAAGTTCGACGACATGCCGGAGGATTCGCTCAACTACGACATCCGCCTGCTCGGGCGCGAAGGCGTGCTGAGCATGAACATCCTTGCGAATATCAACCAGCTCGACGAGGTGCGCGAAGCTGCAAAGACCTTCGCCGCCGTCGGCAGCTTTCGCTCCGGCTCGCGCTACGCCGACTATAATTCTGCCACCGACAAGAAGGCCGAATACGGGATTGCGGGGCTGGTCGCCGCCGGTGGCGCGGCCGCCGTCGCGAAAAAGGTCGGCCTGCTCGCGATCCTCGCAAAATTCGGCAAGTTCCTGCTGATCGGCGTCGTCGCGCTGTTCGCGGGCCTGCGTAACTTCATTGGTGGACTGTTCGGGCGCAAGCCGGCAATCGAAGCCTCGGAGTGGGAGGCCCCCGCCGACGAGGAAAAGCGCGACTGA
- a CDS encoding alkaline phosphatase D family protein, with protein MLNRRHFLATATLAGLSAPAILRAEAGFFRDFPFSLGVAAGDPASDGFVIWTRLAPAPMEPHGGMPLINVPVEWEVSPDSGFREVVAKGTELARPELGHSVHVEVAGLLPNRPYYYRFTAGGERSLRGRAKTLPAVGAEVDALKFGVCGCQHYESGFYGAYRHLAREDLAFVYHYGDFIYEYQQDYLFPDGLPVRPVRKYALRGLQDLGDFRTAYSQTLFDIDMQAARAQHAFVSSFDDHEIRNDWVSVYDDWKMDLDGNDPDAPPPEVFMLRRQAAFQAWYEHMPVRKALLPRGGFIAANRELRYGNLVSMQVLDTRQYRDNQPCGDGFKPACPDVYAKDAQVLGKAQEDWLAKNLARGGATWNGIAQQVTMMALDRRRREDEPKKILNLDSWPGYEAPRERILSRFAGLKNCVVLTGDEHQNFCGDLVLQDKVVGAEFVGTSISSGGDGSDLRKGTDVFLKLNPELKFANDQRGYMVCDVNREAWQTHFMVVDKVTTPTNTLSKRATGVVENGVAGIKMA; from the coding sequence ATGCTGAACCGCCGCCACTTCCTTGCCACCGCGACCCTCGCCGGCCTGTCGGCACCCGCGATCCTGCGTGCGGAGGCGGGCTTCTTTCGCGACTTTCCGTTCAGCCTCGGCGTCGCCGCGGGCGATCCGGCGAGCGACGGCTTCGTCATCTGGACGCGGCTCGCGCCTGCCCCGATGGAACCGCACGGCGGGATGCCGCTGATCAACGTGCCGGTCGAATGGGAAGTATCGCCCGACAGCGGCTTCAGGGAGGTCGTCGCAAAGGGCACCGAACTCGCCCGCCCCGAACTCGGCCACAGCGTCCATGTCGAGGTGGCGGGCCTGCTGCCGAACCGGCCCTATTATTACCGCTTCACGGCGGGCGGCGAACGCAGCCTTCGCGGGCGGGCAAAGACGCTCCCTGCCGTCGGCGCAGAGGTCGACGCATTGAAATTCGGCGTCTGTGGCTGCCAGCATTACGAGTCCGGCTTCTACGGTGCGTACCGCCACCTCGCACGCGAGGACCTCGCCTTCGTCTATCACTATGGCGACTTCATCTACGAATATCAGCAGGATTACCTCTTCCCCGACGGCCTGCCCGTCCGCCCGGTGCGCAAATATGCGCTGCGCGGGTTGCAGGATCTGGGCGACTTCCGCACCGCTTATTCGCAGACGCTGTTCGATATCGACATGCAGGCGGCACGCGCGCAGCACGCTTTCGTCTCCAGCTTCGACGATCACGAGATCCGCAACGACTGGGTCTCGGTCTATGACGACTGGAAGATGGACCTCGACGGCAACGATCCCGACGCGCCGCCGCCCGAGGTCTTCATGCTGCGCCGGCAGGCGGCGTTCCAGGCGTGGTACGAGCATATGCCGGTGCGCAAGGCGCTGCTCCCGCGCGGCGGTTTCATCGCCGCGAACCGCGAGCTGCGGTACGGCAATCTGGTATCGATGCAGGTTCTCGACACGCGGCAGTATCGCGACAACCAGCCCTGCGGCGACGGTTTCAAACCGGCCTGCCCCGATGTCTATGCGAAGGACGCGCAGGTTCTGGGCAAGGCACAGGAGGACTGGCTCGCAAAAAACCTCGCCAGGGGCGGCGCGACGTGGAACGGCATCGCGCAGCAGGTGACGATGATGGCGCTCGACCGCCGCCGCCGCGAGGATGAGCCGAAGAAGATCCTGAATCTCGACAGCTGGCCCGGTTACGAGGCCCCGCGCGAACGCATCCTCTCGCGTTTTGCCGGCCTCAAGAACTGCGTCGTGCTGACCGGCGACGAGCATCAGAATTTCTGCGGCGACCTGGTACTGCAGGACAAGGTCGTCGGGGCCGAGTTCGTCGGCACGTCGATTTCGAGCGGCGGCGACGGCAGCGACCTCCGCAAGGGAACCGACGTGTTCCTGAAGCTCAACCCCGAACTCAAATTCGCCAACGACCAGCGCGGCTACATGGTGTGCGACGTCAATCGCGAGGCGTGGCAGACGCATTTCATGGTCGTCGACAAGGTGACGACGCCGACCAACACGCTGTCGAAGCGCGCGACCGGCGTGGTCGAGAACGGCGTCGCCGGCATCAAGATGGCCTGA
- a CDS encoding nucleotide pyrophosphatase/phosphodiesterase family protein — MTRLLSLLLLLFVAAPAHAQETRRPVTILISIDGFRADYLGRGITPNLSKLAADGAYGALRPSFPTKTFPNHYAIVTGKRPDTNGIVGNNMIDPRRPAVKFSLGDPKQSLDPFWWDEAEPAWVTANKAGVRTATMFWPGSEVAIRETRPPDWLRYDEHVGYAQRVNTILDWMRRPADIRPAFVTLYLEAVDSAGHEFGPDSTEVNAAIGEVDARIGDLVAGLAAMDQPVQLLIVADHGMRAIDESRIVQLADLIDLPSIVAVETGPYAAIEPAAGTDNRVYEALLKPHDHMRCNRREYLPERLHYGHNPRVAAIICIAEPGWTILAGPPQWPVKGGAHGYDNQDDQMLALFLASGTPLKGDVGIVDNIEIYPLLMRLIGVTPLASDASGTLVKRLER, encoded by the coding sequence ATGACACGCCTTCTCTCGCTGCTTCTGCTGCTGTTCGTCGCCGCGCCCGCCCACGCACAGGAAACGCGGCGGCCGGTCACGATCCTGATTTCGATCGACGGCTTTCGCGCCGACTATCTGGGGCGCGGCATCACACCGAACCTGTCGAAGCTGGCGGCGGACGGCGCGTATGGCGCGCTCCGCCCGTCCTTTCCGACCAAGACCTTCCCCAACCATTATGCGATCGTCACCGGCAAGCGCCCCGACACCAACGGGATCGTCGGCAACAACATGATCGACCCGCGGCGTCCCGCGGTGAAGTTCAGCCTTGGCGACCCCAAACAATCGCTCGATCCCTTCTGGTGGGACGAGGCCGAACCCGCGTGGGTCACCGCGAACAAAGCAGGCGTCCGCACCGCGACGATGTTCTGGCCGGGCAGCGAGGTCGCGATCCGCGAGACGCGGCCGCCCGACTGGCTGCGCTACGACGAGCATGTCGGCTATGCCCAGCGCGTCAACACGATCCTCGACTGGATGCGCCGCCCCGCAGATATCCGCCCCGCATTCGTGACCCTCTATTTGGAGGCGGTCGACAGTGCCGGCCACGAGTTCGGTCCCGACAGCACGGAAGTGAATGCCGCGATCGGCGAGGTAGACGCACGGATCGGCGATCTCGTCGCCGGGCTCGCCGCGATGGATCAGCCGGTGCAGCTTCTGATCGTCGCCGATCACGGGATGCGCGCGATCGACGAAAGCCGCATCGTCCAGCTCGCCGACCTGATCGACCTTCCCAGCATCGTCGCGGTCGAGACCGGCCCCTATGCCGCGATCGAACCCGCCGCGGGCACCGACAACCGCGTTTACGAGGCCCTGCTGAAGCCGCACGATCATATGCGCTGCAACCGGCGCGAGTATCTGCCCGAACGGCTGCACTATGGCCATAATCCGCGCGTCGCGGCGATCATCTGCATCGCCGAGCCGGGCTGGACGATCCTCGCGGGTCCGCCGCAATGGCCCGTCAAGGGCGGCGCGCACGGCTATGACAATCAGGACGACCAGATGCTCGCACTGTTCCTCGCCAGCGGCACCCCGCTGAAGGGCGACGTCGGCATCGTCGACAATATCGAGATTTATCCGTTGCTGATGCGCCTGATCGGCGTCACGCCGCTCGCCAGCGACGCGAGCGGCACCCTGGTCAAGCGGCTGGAACGCTGA
- a CDS encoding homogentisate 1,2-dioxygenase, with translation MKFRIAAALISTALVAAPSMAAPAKKAPAAESCPATPVLPPELADWARNVSAKTIYGYGEPRDIGWPALGAARTELSLHKTESLRYWIAPEREPDVFKFGGMVPIDVKKAGRLTVALDGGAWIDLVRDGAAVKSATHGHGPACSGIRKMVDFDVTPGRYLLQIVNAPTDRIHAMALLR, from the coding sequence ATGAAGTTCCGCATTGCCGCTGCGCTGATCTCCACCGCGCTGGTTGCTGCGCCGTCGATGGCCGCGCCGGCGAAGAAGGCGCCCGCGGCGGAATCCTGCCCGGCGACACCCGTGTTGCCGCCCGAGCTCGCCGACTGGGCGCGCAACGTGTCGGCCAAGACGATCTACGGCTATGGCGAACCGCGCGATATCGGCTGGCCGGCGCTCGGCGCCGCGCGGACCGAGCTGTCGCTGCACAAGACCGAAAGCCTTCGGTACTGGATCGCACCGGAGCGCGAGCCCGACGTCTTCAAATTCGGCGGCATGGTGCCGATCGACGTGAAGAAGGCGGGACGGCTGACCGTCGCGCTCGACGGCGGCGCATGGATCGACCTCGTTCGCGATGGCGCCGCGGTGAAGTCGGCGACGCACGGCCATGGCCCCGCCTGTTCGGGCATTCGCAAGATGGTTGATTTCGATGTGACGCCGGGGCGCTATCTGCTCCAGATCGTCAACGCGCCGACCGACCGGATCCATGCGATGGCGCTGCTGCGCTGA